Within the Epinephelus lanceolatus isolate andai-2023 chromosome 9, ASM4190304v1, whole genome shotgun sequence genome, the region AAAGCCATAACTGAACTTAGGTGATTTAAATATGCTGTTGTAGTATATAAGCTAGTTGTCAACATAGAGGGTTAAGAAATTGCATGCTAATATACTTTggcttattttacagttaacattactaattatctgatgtgcatagactgataatacaattattttgagttccacaacaatcctgctTTAATCTGTTATAAATCTATGCAAGTAAGACGATTCAATGTTCTTTATATAGGCTGAATATTCCttttctaaaaaagaaaaatatgaagGAGCACATTGATTGtaagaacaaaacatttactggaaaCAAGCCTTCTGAAGTTTAGGGGAGACGAGTGGGTACCCACAGAACCCACTCTTCTTTCAGATATCTGAAGAGAGCTCAAGGGAACCCTTTGAAAATTACCATGCCAGTCGTTCCCTTGCCAAGGTTAAGCCTAAATTTGGAGCATTATGTAGCCCCGTTCCAAACAAGCTATGCCAACATGATTGGTACCAATGGAAGCCTTAGGTTGTTTAGTTTCACaagacacaacaacatttgcacTGGCAAATAAAAAGTGGGATTTATAGTTCTGCATCAAATCAATGCCGTTCCTATGATGTCAGTGCTGCGTTGACATAGAGCCTACGCTGCaccctacaccgtagcctgatgtgcacctccccagtgacacagacctcctgtttatttttgtaagctgaaaagcATTTCCATCAgtgaaaacaaagcttttattttacagatgagaaaaaataaataaaactagtAAAACTAGTCACTAGGCTActatatacaatataaaataccataggcttgtgctaagaacattagcatgttgtatttgtttggaaaacatgtttagtataagacagttctTTTGGCAGcgaaccttgtgagttataatggagctgaatttttttaagttacctttgttaaatgttgctgctcttcctggtttcatatgtgtagaggaaaagtctgctagctgctagggtGATTTATACGacgtaaaatgtcataggctcgtgaaaataacattagcatattgtatttgtggggaaaatgtgtctagcaaaagacaagtgctttgtctgtgaatcatGCAAGttatagtgtgtgtgtactgctgaggtgtaactgtagatggacacagacacactaccACGCAAgttaaaatgctcacaacagcgcaGGCCATGTGCATAGGCTATGGCAAAGGCTCCCCTCCCCCTGCAGGCACCACTGgttgaaacatttttctttttaagccAGCAATAACGTAGGATTAAAAGAAAGGCCTTGATACTTAATCAACACAGGTTAAGGGTCAACTTaagtttaaaaagtacaaatttcATTTGACCAGGGTAAAAAAACACATATCTGAAATTgatgttgttgaagaaaaacaaacacactgtttataaTTAACTCCTTCATTTAGAAAGACATAATGCCCCCAGTCCGCCCAGACAGCAGAACAAACATCCCACTTTACCGCCCCGAGAACCTGCCACATAAATACTTTAATGACCCCAATTCATTAGCTGCAGAACATCATCCTCAGACAAACCAGACAGGCCTGGTACATCTAAAACCTCACATGTAACCTTTACATAAAAACTGCTGGCATGTAAGAAGTTCTTCAGAGTTCACTGGGGTGGAAATGGCCAAGTATGGTCAGATACAGGATGCACTCTGggaaaaaatgcagctttactTACTTTCTTAAGAATTTATGGAGTGTTTTAAAGCTTGAGGATGGAGGACGCAACTGATGCCATCTCATGCTGTTCTATTTGCACGGAGTGCTGCGATACATGTCAAGGCAGTGGGGTGCGTGTAATTTGCATTTTGTGTGTCGACACAATGGGTGTCGGGAGGATGCTTACCGAACTCGCTGGCACACATGTGCTCAAGCATGCCgtctgttttcatttcattgtcACATGGAGGGCAGATGGGAGAGTAACctgtggaaaataaataaagggatATGGTTTGGAAATCAGTGGAAAAAATATCAGATGCAAGTTGCAATGATACCGGCAATGAATCATTCACATGGCTTTCCTGGAATAATTCACATCGCCACACATTTAGGATGTGGTTTAAAGAACAAAGACAGAATCAAGAAGGAAACAAAACACTCATTTCTCAATTGAAATGAAGGGGAgtttaactaaataaataaaaatcaccaCACTGCCCTTAAATTCCAATTTTACATAATTTGTCCTGCAGATCTCGACACACACCTAACTTCTCTCTGCATGCACAGATCCTATCTAGTGTCTGGTTGTCAGTCGCCCGGTCTCTGGGGCTTCGTACGCTCTGATGACCTGACCTCAGCGAGGAATGTCTTCAGCTTTTATAGCCAGCTGTAACTAAGAGCTGCAGTAAACACTCTTCCTCACTTTGCTCCATTTAGGCAGTTTTCAAAATGGATCTTCCCTTCTAGCTCAACTGCAATGTACACACCTTAAACtcacaaaaaaagataaaaaatgtgGAATGAATAAATGGTAATGATATTCAATCCAAGCTTAACGGAATGCTCTGacattccaaaaaaaaaaaaaggataataGTAGCTGGCTCAGAGACAAAAACCCAACCAACGACAAAGagccaaaatgtgtttttgccaAAAAGTAATTTAGTCTAGAGGCATATCTGCAAATATTTTACCAACAcgatttttcaacttttttctcTACTACCACAAATGATCGCTTCATGCCAAACAGCTGAGTTTACTTTCCAAACAAACTTGGACCTGCAATTCGATCGTTGCATCCTGCAGCATTTAATTCAAAACCACTGCATTTCAATGTTGCAGGCAGCGCAGGTCTAGATCGATAGAGCAcaggggaggaaggagagggggaAAACAAATAGTTTTCTCTCCGTTGCCAGTTGTCCATTACATGTGTTTAACAAAAGCTTGTGAAAGTAACACCCAGGTGTAAAGAGCTTATGAAAACAGACACTGTTTACAGAGTCACGGGGTCCCTCTGCTTGTTTGAGCCTGGTTCTCCTTTAAATCAATTATCACTGGCCTGTATTCAGCAGTGGCGTAGTAAGCACCATTAGCTGACCTCTGTTAACAGTCATTAAGGGGAACGGCTGAGAAAATTAGGctgatttttgtttgtcttcATCAACCTCAGAATCAGATATTGCTACTTTCCTGGAGAACACTGAAGACAGAACACCGTCAAACTCTATGTAACAGGCCCAACTCTGTCCTGCTGGAGAACGCCGACTTTATTTATCACCAGCGCTGACAACGAATGATAACAGGTGATGTCTGGAGAGCCAAGAGCTCTGTGTGGTCCCCCTAACCCTGAAAAGGGAGTCTTTTTCAGAAAAACGGGCCTCCGTCCATACCACCATGTCAGTCAGTAACAGCCACCCCCtctccacacactcacacgggACACTCTACAGATACAGTGAGCACTGTGTAACTGCTGGAAGATCCACAGGCCCTCCATTTATGGCCAACTTCTTCAGCATAAAATGTCTTCAAGTGTCGTATTTACAGCTTAAGATTGAAATATAAGTAActtgatgatgtgatgatggAAATCCCCCTCTATTTTATGGTTAAAGTGAATGAGGTGGTTGTACTTTCCCTTCCCTGGTGTACACCTAGGCGACCATGCAGCGGGGACACtggcacagcaacagaacaCGAGCTGTAGCTCCAAACCAAAACTATTCGGAATGAGCCCGCGCTTTATCTTCCTCAGGCCTGTTGCTCTTGTGCATTTTTCAGGGTGTCTCTGGTATTTGTCAGCTCGGCCCATCGGGGTTAGAGCTGGAAGACCATTTTTCTGGACTATTTTACTACATCCACCCCCCTTCACTGATGCTGCATGAGGTGTCTGACTCTGTTTCATGCCAACGCACACAGTGCCAACAGACTCTGCAGCCAAGGAGCCATTAGTGATAGTTGATaacagtggtggtggtgggggtgtCCTTGGGAGCCTTGTTTAGAAACCGCTGGCTCTCGAATGCTCACCCACAGACTGGATTCTAATGCACATTATTTGGACGgtgtgtttttcaaattatgtCTTCGTCTTTCCATCTTTCAGCTGTTTTAATGCATTTGTCAGTGACGGCGTGGTAGAAAATGGGAATTAATAGATGCAGGTATTCACTTTTCTCTGCTGGACCCTCTCCCAGCATTGTACTCCAGCTCAGCAAACACCTTGGAATAAATCACTACCATCTGTTAGAGCTTTTCAATATATGACTCCAAGTCAATAGCAAGCAATTCACATGGAGGCCAGAGTTTATAGCTTATATTGAAAAGACGATGCAACCACATAAGACTTTATTTAGAGGGCATAGGGGGagaaggtggaggtggaggtgggtggTTGGTTGACGTTGTTAAAATGAGATCAAATCCAGGCTTTCACAGCTGATTTGCCCCCCAAAAGGTTGTATTTACTTTGTTTGTGTTGGGATTTGCATCTACAAACACACCTTCACCCCTGAAACAACATTCTCAAGCCCAGTTAACTGCACGGGTGTCGACTTTAACACCGTGCCCAAGTGGTGGCTGTTTGTTTTCTCAGTCAGGTATTCACTCTGAGTTAGATAGTTAATGTTTGGTTATATTAAGAAATCCCAAATGGTTGCAATGTAACTAACTGACAGACGGTTAATTgctaataattaaaacaaatacagctTCATCATTTGAGTCATTTATCAGGAAAGAAATGTGCTGCTTTCAGCTTTGGTGTGAATGTAATGTGagattttgctgcttttctctgtttcagacttaatataaaatattatatttaaacatGAATTCTTTTAGGCCACTTGAAACTCAAGGCAGTACAAGGAAGTCTTTGAAATGGCACTAACCCTCGGTGTAGGGAAATACATTTACGCAAAATTTGATTGAACGCATAACGAAAATATCGGGGATTTTCTGGGATTTCATGGGCCAAAAGATTAATCAGTTATTTGGAGAAAAAATCTGATAAACAGCAAATTTatcaaaaatgagaaaaattcTTTTGTTGAGGCCATGCTGAAAATACAACGACATTAGTCaggctatgtttttttttcttaaatttatcatttttatttttatttgcctAGTGTAAGGGACTCTATACTACGAATACACTCTTAAGCCGAGGCGTCCTTTTAGTGAAATCtagtcttttaatttttttttttaccagacaATTGTGTTTAATACGCTGTTGTTTGGCCAGGCGTCAGACTCTGGCTGAGAATGTGAATTGAGCTGCTGGTTTTGCTCTGATATACTGcatttttaacatatttggTACTATATCCAACAGGATTTCACATGATTACTATTTCACAGAATCTGTATTGCTTTCCATAGTCACCAAATTTATGTAGAAATGCAAGAAATGTGTGTCACATTGCATTTTATTTCTTGAGGAGGACCCCCAGTTTTACATTGTCCCCCCACTTGTCAAACCACAGTCACGCCCTTGCTCTTGAGCCAGGCATTAAAGCCACAGATGCCCCTGTGGAGCTGCTCAATGACCACCACAACCCTGTGATTTCACCGGATTAATAAATTGAACTGTTGCTGCAAAATAGCACAGACACTCTTACAGTAACAATAAACACTTGTAAATGAAGGGATCCATCAGTAAGTTAGACCAGTCATGTGTTAATTACCTGTGGGCTTGGTGGCTTCAGTCGCATTGGGCTGCGTCATTGCAATGCACACATCGTCTTGGGGAAACTTGTCGCAGGTGAGCATCTCCGGCCAGGGGAAGCCAAAAGCCTCCATGATGGGGATGCAACCGTCCCGCACGGCCTCGCACAGCCAGCGGCACGGGTAGATGGGCCGCTCCAGGCACACTGGCGAAAAGAGCGAGCAGAGGAAGACCTGCGTGCCCGGGTGGCAGTTCTTGTGCACCAGGGGCACCCAGCTGCTGGCCTGCTGCTTCACCTCCGCCATGGTCTCATGTTCCAGCAGGTTGGGCAGCAGCATCTGGTCGTAACCCACGTTGGCACACAGCCGCAGGTCCTCCGGGATGGCCACGCACTGGGGAGGCTTACCGTAGCTGCGCCCGCCGGTGTACATGTCTGACTTCCAGCTGAGGTACTCGTACTCTGCCCCTCTGCACGCTGACATGAGCGCCACTGTCACAGCCAGCCGGATCATCCTCCAGAACGATTCGGAAGCAGACCTCATGTTCTTGTTAGAATGCAATGCAACTCAGCGCGGCTCAGACAGGCGAGTCAACACTCACTTCATGAAGAAATACAGAGGAATAACAAGAAACAAATGTAGAAAAAAAGCTGAGCTCTGCTGATCGACGCGCGTAAAATGTGTTGAGTTTCTGGTTTGGGTAAAGTCCACAGGCACTCTTCTCTGGCTGCAGCCCCGTCGCGCTTCTCTGGTGCGTCTGGCTCCTGCGAGAGTTTGGGGAGGTAAGCGCTCTGCCTGTGCGGAGCCTGGAAACAAGAGGAGACTGTAAAGTGCAATCCGGCCAATCGCAGTGCGTCTGCGCCTTTTGGCACTCTACTGTCAGTCAAAAAGCTTAATTACCCAGTGTGTAAAAACTCTCCAGGGGCCTCCTTACCCCTCCCTCTACTCCCCCGCTTGTACTCCCTTAGTCAAAACAAAATACCgaataataaagaaaatcatGGAATGACTAATGGACGCATATACACACTGAAACCTCAGAGTGTGGTTCTTATGAAAGTTGCACAgaataaaagtgttttatggAGTACTATTTTTTATTCTAGTCCCCAAACTGTGATGCAGGGAACAGCATGGGTCCCAAGGGATGATAAAGATCCCTCCATTTTAGTGAGAAAATCCTAACTGAATTAATATGAAATTAACTAGAAGAGTGAACATGACAATAACCCGTTTCCCCTGGTTTCACTGAAAaccataaaacacattttaacccTTTTCTCTAGCTGTGTTTGATGTATCTGTGTGCTCTTCATGTCAGTATAGATTAAtataaatgacatgaaatatgtataggtgtagattttgggtTTCCTGTGACCCTGCGTCCTCACATAAGGACATTACATGTTGGGTTTGCTGCACCTTATACTATATTTTCCTTAAAGTAGACCTGTTGTTCTTCCTTGTGGACACTTTTATGTGTCATGTGGTGGTGGTACCAAAACCACAAtgcactaatccatgtaaaaacatgaTGGCGGTCATCTCTGAATGTCAGTCTACAGCGGATCCTGACACAAGAGTGaacaaggtacaaaacctgaacacattttgtggttaaaacttgtttatttgtgcttaatgacgtttgtagtttgatatggcacaCAGATTTGAACAATGTTTACAATAGTAAGCTAAAACACTGTtgattaggaagtactcatttgaggacattgcgACTAGGCTATATTATTGTGTTACTGCAATATTTCACACAGGCCAATTAGGTGTGACAGGCTGTTTCTACAGACAAAAATGACATTCTTAGCTTTAGAATATAGAGCAAAGAAAATTAATACATAGTTAcaacaaaccaatcacaaggcttttaaatatgttgcattaTTGTCAATTTGCACAGCCATATTCAGGCattgaaatgaacagttttgaacagttttaGACTTGAACACTGACCTCTAACTCACAGAGTTGAAAAACTTTAAACAAATATTGCATCGTTTGCAACTTTGTATTTGCAAAACCACGTGTCGTTGAGTTTGGAAATACATCTAGAACGGCAGTGCATTtgttaaactacattttaaagaTTGCAAGGCGTTTATTTTTTCAGAGAATCTGATGCTTAGCTCTGCGACTGAAATGCAATGATCATACATGAGAGGCACAAACTGGGTCAAGGGCTTGCTTCattccagtggttcccaaaatGTGTTGCAGAGAACAGTGAGTCCCTGAGGATATTTAAAGAACTTCCCCCCTGCCAAACAAAATGAGGAAATAGTAGTTTCGCTAATATTAAGTTAACTGTCCCTGCAAGAGAATGTATAAGATCAAGTTGCTTTGATCAAAGTTTTAACTTTGTAATAAAGTTCTGATGCTCAGAGCCAAGTCTTATCTGGCAATAAA harbors:
- the sfrp1a gene encoding secreted frizzled-related protein 1a, with protein sequence MRSASESFWRMIRLAVTVALMSACRGAEYEYLSWKSDMYTGGRSYGKPPQCVAIPEDLRLCANVGYDQMLLPNLLEHETMAEVKQQASSWVPLVHKNCHPGTQVFLCSLFSPVCLERPIYPCRWLCEAVRDGCIPIMEAFGFPWPEMLTCDKFPQDDVCIAMTQPNATEATKPTGYSPICPPCDNEMKTDGMLEHMCASEFAFKAKIKEVKRENMDRKVILQKRKKMLIQGNLKKKDIKTLVMYLKNGADCPCQQLDNLANQYLIMGRKVDKQYLLTGIHKWDKSSKEFKKAIKKLKTYKCPAFENVFK